A window of Deltaproteobacteria bacterium genomic DNA:
CCGCCCCTGGTGGAACGGCGCGAGGATCTGCCGCTGTTGTCCCAGTATTTCGTGGACAAGACCGCGCGGAGCGCCGGGCGTCCGGTACCGGCCATTTCACGGGAAGTGCTCGACATCCTCGATCGGTACGCGTTTCCGGGCAATGTCCGCGAACTGCGCAACATCATGGAGCGGGCCGTGGTTTTTTGCGCCGGGGACGAAATCCGGCCGGCGCATCTGCCACCGGAACTGGCCGAGGCCCCGTTGCATGTGGTCCGGGCCGGTGAACGCGCGCCCATGACCCTGGAGCAATGCGAGCGGGATCAGATTGTATGGACCCTGGAGTACGCCGCCGACAACAAGACCCTGGCCGCCAAACTGTTGGGCATCGACCGGGCCTCGTTGTGGCGCAAGATCAAGCGGCACGGGCTGTGAGCGTGGCTGCTAGGCGCGGTACTGGTCCGTGAATTTGCGTTCGGCGTCGGCGGTGCCAAGGATGATCAGTTCGTCGGCGGCGTCGAGCACGGTGTCCGGGTCCGGGTTGATGCGCATGGTCTCGGCCCGTTTGATGGCCACGATGCTGCATCCCGTGACATTGCGGATGTTTTGGTCCCGCAGGGCCTTGCCGATCATGGTTTTGTCCGGGCTGGCGCGAAAGATGTTCAGGCCCTCGGAAATCATGAGCAGTTTTTCCGGTTTGAGCAGATTGAGGATGGTCGTGGCGCATAATGAGGCGAAGGACATGACCAGATTCGCGCCGGCGCGGTGCATGGTGTTGATGTTGCGGTCCAGGCTGGCCCGGCTGATGATCTGCGCGTCCGGGCGCAGACGGCGGCAGTAGATGGTCAGAAAAATGTTCAGGTCGTCGTCGTGGGTGGTGATGATGATCGAGGGCGTGTTCTGGATGCCGGCCTTGTTCAGAATGTCCAGATCGGCCGCGCTGCCGGTGATGACGCGTTCGTCCTGGGTCTTGAGGATTTTTTTCTCCACGATCCGGTAGTCGATACCGCGCCGGGCCAGACTGTGGGCCACGGCCTGACCCACGCGGCCGCCGCCCAGAACCAGCACCGGGCCGTTGTGCTCGCGGTCCCGTCCGGATGAACCCATGAGTTCGTCGTAGCGGTCGAGTTGTGCCTCCGATCCGGCCAGAACCAGCACCGTGGACGCGCCGATGACACTGCGCGGCCCCGGCAACTGAAAGCGTCCCTGTTCCCACATCCCCACGACATTGACCCCTGTCAGCTCGCGCAACCGGCTTTCGGCCAGGGTGCGTCCCTGGAGCGGCGTACGCATGGCCGGGGCTTCGGCGATGAGCAGCTGGTCGAAATTGCCGATGATATTGGCCTTCATGCTCAGCCCCAGAACCCGTCGCGCCAGGACCTGGCCGAGCAGGGTCGTGAACTGGAAGGTGTGGGTGGCTCCAGCCAGATCGAGAATGTCCACGGAATCCTCGTGATCGGCGTTGGTGGCGATGGGCACCGTGTCCGAGACCTCGCGGATGGTGAAGATGATGTTCGTGCTGGTCACGTCCTCGTTCATGACCACGACCATGGCCGCGTTATGAACGCGCATGGCCAGGTAGGTGGCGGGATCGTCCTGCTCGCCGACAACCACGTTGATCCCGGACTCGTGCAGATTCAGGGCCTGCTGCAGGTCGGGCACGAGAACCGCGTAGGGCACGGCGTATTGATTGAATTTTTCGATCAGGCTCAGGGCCACGGCGTCGAAATGGGTCAGGATGACATGGCCGGACACGGTGTCCGGAACGGCGCGCGGCGCCCTGGCCTTGTTCTGCTCTTCCAGCCAGGGGGCGTAAAAGAACTGGATGAAGGTGAAGGGCAGGACAATGAGCAGAA
This region includes:
- a CDS encoding potassium channel protein, whose amino-acid sequence is LMTRFMLILLGFFLVYTVLFHFLMAYEGQKHSWLTGLYWTLTVMSTLGFGDITFTTDLGRLFTIVVMLSGVIFLLIVLPFTFIQFFYAPWLEEQNKARAPRAVPDTVSGHVILTHFDAVALSLIEKFNQYAVPYAVLVPDLQQALNLHESGINVVVGEQDDPATYLAMRVHNAAMVVVMNEDVTSTNIIFTIREVSDTVPIATNADHEDSVDILDLAGATHTFQFTTLLGQVLARRVLGLSMKANIIGNFDQLLIAEAPAMRTPLQGRTLAESRLRELTGVNVVGMWEQGRFQLPGPRSVIGASTVLVLAGSEAQLDRYDELMGSSGRDREHNGPVLVLGGGRVGQAVAHSLARRGIDYRIVEKKILKTQDERVITGSAADLDILNKAGIQNTPSIIITTHDDDLNIFLTIYCRRLRPDAQIISRASLDRNINTMHRAGANLVMSFASLCATTILNLLKPEKLLMISEGLNIFRASPDKTMIGKALRDQNIRNVTGCSIVAIKRAETMRINPDPDTVLDAADELIILGTADAERKFTDQYRA